One Fusarium falciforme chromosome 12, complete sequence DNA window includes the following coding sequences:
- a CDS encoding Peptide hydrolase gives MHLSLALAALVGLSSAVAVPRPAPQLYKIQLAPDDIRTVTEEEKWALRAEHKHFIDITDLDEEPPISLQVLAGFPTAVSQQTAVNALLPKLSQTRLRDFLTTFSNFQNRYYTASYGQQSAEWLLGQVQAIISASGATNVNVKTFTHSWRQPSIIATIPGKSAKTIVVGAHQDSVNLSNRVSGRAPGADDDGSGSATILEAFRVLLTDSRIASNQAENTIEFHWYAGEEAGLLGSGAIFQQYLRESRDVRAMLNQDMTGYVKPGSRQVIGVITDNVDASLTAFTKKVITAYSTLPAVDTKCGYGCSDHASATRVGYPSAFVFESTFDDSSPYIHSAQDTISTVNFGHVAEFVKVVIGFTYELGFATL, from the exons ATGCATCTGTCTCTCGCATTGGCGGCCCTCGTCGGCCTGTCGAGCGCTGTCGCGGTCCCGCGTCCAGCGCCGCAGCTGTACAAGATCCAGCTCGCCCCCGATGACATTCGAACCGTAACTGAGGAAGAGAAGTGGGCACTCAGGGCT GAACACAAGCACTTCATCGACATCACCGATCTCGACGAAGAGCCCCCCATCAGCCTCCAAGTCCTCGCCGGCTTTCCCACCGCTGTCTCGCAACAGACTGCCGTCAACGCTCTCCTGCCCAAGCTGAGCCAAACTAGACTGCGTGACTTTCTCACCACCTTCTCCAACTTTCAGAACAGGTACTACACGGCTTCTTACGGCCAGCAGTCTGCTGAGTGGCTCTTGGGTCAGGTCCAGGCCATCATCAGCGCCAGCGGAGCTACCAATGTGAATGTCAAGACCTTTACGCATTCTTGGAGGCAGCCTAGTATCATTGCTACTATTCCTGGAAAGAGCGCCAAGACTATTGTTGTCGGTGCTCATCAGGACTCTGTCAACCTCTCAAACCGTGTCTCAGGCCGTGCTCCTGGTGCTG atgatgatggatcgGGCTCTGCCACTATCCTCGAGGCTTTCCGCGTCTTGCTTACCGACTCTCGCATCGCATCGAACCAGGCGGAGAACACTATCGAGTTCCACTGGTATGCCGGTGAAGAGGCTGGTCTTCTTGGCAGTGGTGCCATCTTCCAGCAGTATCTCCGCGAAAGCCGCGATGTCAGGGCTATGCTCAACCAGGATATGACTGGCTATGTTAAGCCTGGCTCCAGACAGGTTATCGGCGTCATCACTGACAACGTTGACGCTTCCTTGACTGCGTTCACCAAGAAGGTCATCACTGCT TACTCTACCCTTCCCGCTGTCGACACCAAGTGTGGTTATGGATGCTCCGACCATGCCTCGGCCACCAGAGTCGGCTACCCCTCGGCATTTGTCTTCGAGTCAACCTTTGACGACAGCAGCCCGTACATCCACAGTGCTCAGGATACCATCAGCACTGTCAACTTTGGCCATGTTGCCGAGTTTGTCAAGGTCGTCATTGGCTTTACCTATGAGCTCGGATTTGCCACGCTGTGA